Within the Drosophila miranda strain MSH22 chromosome Y unlocalized genomic scaffold, D.miranda_PacBio2.1 Contig_Y2_pilon, whole genome shotgun sequence genome, the region acgcacgtgcagtgcatcctatggcgcaatgacccgaaggaggagattcaggtgctcaagttggagactgttacttacggaaccaaacctgccgctttcttagcaattcgtgctatgcatcaattggcaaatgatgaagagttgcgttttccgcttggcgctgatgttgttcgaagagatttctatgtcgatgatctcatatctggaggggacagcattgattctgtcatcaagattcgtcagcaggtaaaggagctactttcgaaaggatgttttcccatacgtaaatggtgttccaatgaacccgctgctttggaaggcgtatcggaggcggatcgcgaaaagttccttacctttcatgacgggactgaagtaaccaaggcgcttggtctagtttgggatcccaccacggacaatcttctgtttagcttcgctcacgtcggaaccgctgcaggcccaacctcgaagcgttcggtcctgtctacactagctaggttctacgatcctctagggctcatctctcccatcatcacaaaagctaaaatatttatggaacgaaagcctaaagttgaattgggacgaaagcctgccccaggatctacatacgacttggattgagctgacttcgcagctgacttgtcgatggttaaaaactttaagtttccacgttacgtgcttcggcagcaagccagattagaaatgcacgcgttttgtgatgcgagccaagcagcatatggcgcctctgtatacatgcgttcggaagctcttggcattgtgcaaagtcatctcttatgctctaagtccagagtcgcgcccttgaaaagtatgactatccccaagctggAGCTgaccgctgccctcgtattagccgaactagtgtccaccatagttaagggattatcagctccatgccaaatacattgctggtcggattcgtccatagcccttgcctggattcgagaatcaccattgaattttaatatatttgtttctaatcgagttcagcggattcaggagctcaccgctggaatgacttggcatcacgtgcccacaaagttgaatcctgccgacatcatatcacgtggagccacgcccgctgaactaatggatagcagcctttggatctctggaccaccattcttgcgtcttgagagctcagagtggcctgcaggcttgcaattgccgaccgatgtaccagaacgtcgtcatgcagcattggttgtttcaaacgaaagggatgtatcgtacgattgcaaatttcaaaactcattcggatccatgcagcgcgtctttgcttacatatatcgattctacattctcaaggacaaaggcatagcgcggtcgaagggtcaccttaccgtaatcgacatcaaaaatggtacgcttttgctcataagggcaatacagcagcaacaattttcggaagagataagggccctctccagcaaacaggccctacccccaaaaagcacgatggcctcactgaatccatttctggatagctttggattgctgcgtgttggaggccgcctccaaaatgccgaattggactacgacgcgaagcacccgatcctgcttcctaagggacatcctgtcactgtctctattattatcttctttcacgaaaggtttctccacgcaggagctcaaggattgctcggactgcttcggcaaaaattctggcctattggtggacgcaaatatgttgcgggaatcattcgcaaatgtgttagatgctttcgtttgaagccagtgctgagggaacatatcatgggaaacttgcctgcggatcgcgtaaggactaatccagcaaaccacacaacgggcgttgatttttgcggacccttttatcacaagtcggaagtcagaagcaggcctcctatcaaatgttacatcgctgtcttcgtatgctttagcaccaaagcaactcatttggaagtcgttcgggatctatctacagaatcctttctggcagcattaaggcgttttataagtctacgtcccaaacctcgaatcatctggtcagacaacgctacaaattttgtaggagcaaaaaatgagcttttggagcttcggcaaatgttcctcagcgatcctcatacgtcggctgtgtcacatctctgcgtttctagtggaatcgactggaaattcatcccccctcgctcacctcattttgggggtttgtgggaggcggctgttaaagcagctaaatatcattttcatcgcatcgtcgggacctacatttttactcttgatgaaattcagaccttggcttgtgaaatctctgctttgttaaattcccgtccgctttatgcaattacagaaagtcccgatgatctagatgtgctcacgccaaaccactttctcaatggagccccgaaagctgcattcgacgagccagatctggcgcatctccgggtcaacctacttagtcgatggcagcggctgtgtcaaatgaagcaggcgttttggagaaaatggagcacggcgtatctttcgattcttcaggagcggagcaagtgttggtcatcgtctccaaacatcaagctagaagcgctcgtcatgatcaaggaggaaacgctgccaccattaaggtggccgcttgaccgcattgagagcgtcatcccaggaaaagatggaaccatcagagtagccgtcatccgcactcaaaaaggccttttcaagagggccgttggaaaaatagcggttctgccccttcaggatggatctgttgaaagcctttgccttccaacggggggtgaatgttcggagcagaacccagccgattagctgcttgccaaatagcacctaattcttggccctcagccgcttattttgtttgttacttatgtctatgtcactcatttgtttgttaaagctctgcgcttgcttgccctgctaaacgctctctgccagctcttcgctatctccgctttgcgtctgcctaccgacgtcggccgagcgaagctgcgcttagcgatcggagcggcaatgtaaagggcaggcaagccacacttgcaatttggatgtcacgcattaaagaacatatcgtaattttatttctgcgccgagttttatttaattcgaaataattagtcggccgattggggataaaaaacattatctccacaccgaccatgaaacctgtgtgttagagagagacagagcgagaaagaatgaaattgttttcttgattctggctataatcattatacgatctggttcagattttgcactgtagaagatatggtcatcctcaccgattctgcgtttttgtttttatcgtatcttaaaaaatgtggatgccacagattttcgtcctttgtgggagcggaagtgggcggggcgaagttttgaaatatttttgtagcagtgacatatcacagaagtctggatccaaaacatcgttgctctagctcttatagtctttgagcactaggcgctgaaggggacggacggacggacggacggacggacagacggacagacagacagggctcaatcgactcgactattgatgctgatccagaatatatatactttatggggtcggaaacgattccttctggacgttacacacatccacttttaccacaaatctaatataccccaatactcattttgagtatcgggtataaaaagatgATAGCTTTTGTCATAGTCGTTAGTTTTACCTCGTATTTATATTCGTATTGTTGTCGAGCTCAAAAATAAAGTCAACAGGCATTTTCCTCACTTTTCCTCCTCGCTCACTCCGCTCAGCTGCAGGCTGGTCTTCAGCTCAGTCAGGCTCCTTGGCCCGTGCTGCATCAGCATCTTGATGGCCACCTCGTCGCTCTGGGAACGGTTCGTCTGGAAGTCGTGCCGTGCCCAGGCCCGCAGTTCCGCCTGGCTGTGTTTGTCCGGCACTTGGCGAATGGTGCGAAAAATTTCCCGGTATAGCTTCAAGACTTCTTGCCGCAGCATAAACTGTGTGGTGGCGGAACGCATGGCATGTAATACTTCCACTCCCAGATGATTTAACCGCTTACCTGCTTTACAGTGAGGGCTACTTTTGGCACCTTTGTCATCTTCGCATTTCTTTGGCTTCCTTTGGCTTGTAGTTCACACAATTTTCCTCTTTTCTTAGAGTTTTCTCTTCATTTTCCAATCAATTGCCAAATCAAGACATTAACAGATGGCACCACCAGCTGTTTACTTTGTTAGAGATGATAGCGATGGTTTCGATCATTCGACAATCGATTATAATTGTTTGATAACTTAATTCAAACTGaaaaatcatttaaatttgAGTGCTATCattcaaataaatataaattaattGCCGCATTGAAAAACTATATAATTGAAATATGATATAATTGATTTGAACACGCAACCTTCTGATCTGGAGTCAGACGCGCTACCGTTGCGCCACGGAGTCACATGAAATGAGTCCCAATAGACGAGTTGAACCAACAATTCTCTATTATTCCTAAtctatttatagacaaatacATTCAGAATTATTCAATAGGGAAATTTTAGATTAAAAGATGATAAAAGTCTCTTATCTGTAGAGGGGCATTAAAAATACTTAAAATTAAACACTTTGGACCACGaggcaaaatgcaataaattgGTAAAGGTAGCCAAAAGTTTGCCACAATTAATGTATAAATTGCAATTTTTATCAACTGTCGCTAATGACTAAGTCAAAGGTATTTCAAACGTGTGTTTAGTTCGACCACGGGCCTCCGGAGAGGGGCACGCACGTAGGAAGCACAATCTAACAATAAATCTATCTGGCTCTTGttcaaattaatttaaattcaTTGCATTAAATGCTTTATTTATCTATATGATTGCATTGTTTCTTGAGTGACACGGCAGCTGCTTTTGGTTCCCACTGCTGTGTCGTTGATTATGATGTTCTACTTAAGCGATTCAATTGTCTCTTAAGGGACTGGCACCGAGACCGACCGGTACTCGTACTGGTACTATCGAAAGTGGTGCTTGGTGCTTGGTATTGCCTGATGGTAAGTTTTCGCCTATAGCCAACTGTTTTGTGCCCGTGCCATGGTCATACCCATACGCGTATTAATCGTTGTTCGCAGATGGGCTAAGACAGGGCTCTGCGTCAGCTTTTCAGTGGGACCCTATAGAAGATGAATCCAGGCCCAAAAAGTGCCTCTTTTATGTTAtatgatatatgtatttcTATATGTATGACCTTTTTGGATGTCAGAACTATTTTCTGTCCACATTACTTGCATTTTCCCCCAAAATTAATTTCCCACTGAAATCTctctgatctctctgctggccATGTCAGCGGACATCACGAGTATTTTGTGCAAAATTAAAACAGAAATTGGACATAACATACCCGTGCATTTCCGAGGCAGAACAAAACGAAGGCAGGTGAAATGATGCAATTTATTTTTAACTGTAAAGCACAGAATAATTATGCAAAGACACAAGAGCCACAAGAGCCTCGAGAGCCACGAGAGAGGCGGCAAACATCTCCTTAGTCATCACAGAGACAGAGCGGGGCGGGTGGGGGCCGCAGCCCAGACATACGTCATCAGCCGACAAACCCACAGCTGCGCATACGCAGACACccaacaacagcagcgccGACGAAGCAGCAggtgcagcaacagcagcagcagcagagacaGTAAAAATCCGCATGCCGATGGCTGTGCGGCGTCATATGTATGTTCCCGAAGCGCGGAGGTTGTCGGTTGTTCATGCGGTTGTCGGAGCGCGCACGAAACGGTTTTTGAGAAGCTTCTGAATCGGAAACGGTTTAATTTGAAACATCGCCAAGGCGTGTGTGTGCTGCATATGTGTGGAAAGTGAAAACGAAaatgaaaacgagggggaacgttgtgagttgctgcggagaccgcaactctacagttatacccgatactaagtcagtatggctctcctccggcagacgccgctaatattaaacgacacgacaaagagtgcgtgcgagagagacagaaaatcagtctgagcgtgacgtcgggtgctgcgtagccagtgcaaattgatttgttccttttggctataaaaatgatctgctcacatccagattcagcaatctgatatatatgatcattatctattattctgcgtttttagttttctcgtatcctcaatattgtagatgcaacagattttcgtcctttgtgggggcggaagggggtggggcgaaattttgagatataccttttatagtgagatctaacaggagtgcggataccaaatttggttactctagccttaatagtctctgagatttgtgaatatcgccagattttcatcctttgcggggcggaagggggtgtggcgaaattttgaaacaaactcgtctcggtccgatatattaggagtgtggataccaaatttggttgctctagcttttatagtctctgagatctaggcgctaatgttttactctaagcaaagccggctatgctacgtgtgtgttagagagagacagggcgagaaaaaatgaaattgttttcttgattctggctataataattatacgatctggttcagattttgcactctggaagatatagtcatcttctacgattctgcgtttttagttttctcgtatcgtcgaaattgtggatgccacagattttcgccctttgtgggggcggaagggggcggggcaaagttttgaaatattcttgtagcagtaaTATCatagaagtctggatccaaaacatcgttgctctcgctcttatagtctttgagcactaggcgctgaaggggacggacagacggacagacgaacggacggacagacggacagacggacagacagacatggctcaatcgactcggctattgatgctgatcaataatatatatactttaaggggtcggaaacgattccttttggacgttacacacatccacttttaccacaaatctaatataccccaatactcatttcgagtatcgggtataaaaaatgagCATGGGGCATGAGCTTCCTTGACGTTAGCGCTCGTTTGCTCGTTGTAACAGCGGAAAATCCAAAGAAAACGCACACTCGAATCATAGTGAAAAGAATCGAAGGCGAGAGCGAGAGTACGACACAGAGGAAAGGCCAATTGTGAGTGAGTGAGGAACGGGTGAGGAGCGGAACATACTAAAAATATAATGTTGAAAGTATCAGGCTATTTttggaatatactcgtatatttcTGTTTCCCACACGCTGCTGCATTGGATTGGAAAATTTTCCCCCAAGTAAAGCAACATCAAAACGCGAAAACCTTAAGAATTATACATTTTATAAAATGATAATGATTTGGAAACAATTGTGCACATTGAGTTGCATTTCGTTTTCGGTTTGAGTTGGATATTGAAATGTTTTCGAAAAGTTCtcaaaagcaaaacaaagcgaaaataaaacgaggggaacgttgtgagttgctgcggagaccgcaactctacagttatacccgatactaagtcagtatggctttcctccggcagacgccgctaatattaaacgacacgacaaggagtgcgtgcgagagagacagaaaatcagtctgagcgtgacgtcgggtgctgcgtagccagtgcaaattgatttgttccttttggctataaaaatgatctgctctgatccagattcagcaatctgatatatatgatcattatctattattctgcgtttttagttttctcgtatcctcaatattgtagatgcaacagattttcgttctttgtgggggcggaagggggtggggcgaaattttgagatataccttttatagtgagatctaacaggggTGCGGAtagcaaatttggttactctagccttaatagtctctgagatttgtgaatatcgccagattttcatcctttgcgggggcggaagggggtgtggcgaaattttgaaacaaactcgtctcggtccgatatattaggagtgtggataccaaatttggttgctctggctcttataggttctgagatccttgaactcatattttgcaattggcaaagccgaccatgaaacctgtgtgttagagagagaaaaaattaaattgttttcttgatgctggctctaataataatacgatccaattcagattctgtagtctaaaagatatagtcattctctacgattttgcgtatttggttttctcgtatcgctaaaattttggatgccacagattttcgtcctttgtgggggcggaagtgggcggggcgaagttttgaaatatttttgtagcagtgacatatcacagaagtctggatccaaaacatcgttgctctagctcttatagtctttgagcactaggcgctgaaggggacggacagacggacggacggacagacggacggacggacagacggacagacagacatggatcaatcgactcggctattgatgctgatcaagaatatatatactttatggggtcggaaacgattccttctggacgttacacacatccacttttaccacaaatctaatataccccaatactcattttgagtatcgggtataaaaatgaaatgaaatgaaatgaaatgaaatgaaccCAGCACAAGGCGAATGGCGATGAAAAGTGAAATGTTTTCAATGGGGCAAGGCAATCAGGAATGACGAAGATCGGGCAGATAAATTGCGAGCGAGATATGGAATGAAGAACGAACACATTAACCTTTAACAATGGAACAGTTCTCAACTGGATATTGGATATGATTTGTGGGAAAATTCTTGAACACCACTCTTGAGGGTGGacctatgtacatatatacatagataTGATATTTATATATGGTCAATACGGTGTCCATTTCCGGGAAATATCAATCTTTCAACTTTCAAAGAAAGACATACATATGCCCACTCGTATTTAGACAGGCATACCGATTCCATCTAGGACTCCAATTACTTTCCCTTTAGCTGGCGAACAAATTCGTCTTTTTCCGTCTGATTTCTTCTGAACTCTACAGTACAGAACGTCGTCGAtgatttgttgttgctgtgtttTGCGCTTGGATTTGAATATATTGCTGAATTTGTAGTCTTGTGTGTATTATGCGATAGGATAGGTGGTAGCGTTTCGTCGAGGTATTAAATTGCAAGACACCAAAGTGCGCGCCAAGCTCACAAACACAAAGGCAGCACAACACTCAACCACACACCCTGTAGAACCAAAGGGGTCAATTGAGCCCTCTCGAACTAGTTCTGCGCTGTTTACCGCGCAACTAGCtacgcaactagttacgcgggaagcgaacgcggaccaggtcttcgtcgactacaatgtactagttctgcaactagttacgcgggaagcgaacgcggaccagtcgaaaaagaaccgaaaaacgaAGCCGCCTTCGGTTTGTTTTCGAAGTCGGCAAATAACCGCAATTCCGTGGAGTTACAGTGCCCACTCAGCTAGTTTTTACCGAGCCACGCCATGCAATAAGCACCGAAATGGTAAGTTAatcgtgatattttactgtagttgcgctcgtggaatgaaagagacaagaatttacacaaacaaaatgatAGAAGAGGAGGAATTCATCTATGAGAATCCCAAAACTCAGCCAAATGAATAGTCATTAAATGACAAACTTAGGCAGTGGTTTATGAAGCATAGGCCAACGCGTGAATGTACACTTGATTTAGTAAGTATTTTGAAAGGGGAAAATATAGATGTTTGTCCGTTTTATAAATCAAAACGCCAGCACAGAGGTGATATTCAGTTAGTTGGTGGCGGATCTTATCTTCACATAGGCCTAGCCTGGCAGCTGGAACGACATTTTCAGAATATAGATATAATGGAAGAACTCAATATTGATATAAATGTTGACGGACTTCCATTATTTAGAAGTTCAAGGGCACAGCTATGGCCAATATTAGTTAGAGTTAACAATTATCCAAATGTTCCAGTATTTCCAGTCGGTATATTTTTAGGGAAAAGTAAGCCCCATAGCTGTGAAGAGTTTTTAGCAAAATTTTGTCTAGAATTTAAAGCGTTATggaattgatttgttccttttggctataaaaatgatctgatctgatccagattcagcaatctgatagatatggtcattatctatgattctgcgtttttagttttctcgaatgtgcaatattgtggatgcaacagattttcgttctttgtgggggcggaaaagggtggggcgaaattctgagatatacgttttatagtgagatctaacagaagtgcggataccaaatttggttactctagccttaatagtctctgagatttgtggatgccccagattttcgtcctttgcggcggcggaagggggtgtggcgaaatttggacacgaaacggtcaaggtccgatatcacaggagtgtggataccaaatttggttgctctggctcttataggttctgagatccttgaactcatattttgcaattggcaaagccgaccatgaaacctgtgtgttagagagagacagagcgagaaaaaatgaaattgttttcttgatgctggctctaataataatacgatccaattcagattctgtagtctaaaagatatagtcattctctacgattttgcgtttttggttttctcgtatcgttaaaattttggatgccacagattttcgtcctttgtgggggcggaagtgggcggggcgaagttttgaaatatttttgtagcagtgacatatcacagaagtctggatccaaaacatcgttgctctagctcttatagtctttgagcactaggcgctgaaggggacggacagacggacggacggacagacggacggacggacagacggacagacggacagacagacatggctcaatcgactcggctattgatgctgatcaagaatatatatactttatggggtcggaaacgattccttctggacgttacacacatccacttttaccacaaatctaatataccccaatactcattttgagtatcgggtataaaaatgaaatgaaatgaaatgaaccCAGCACAAGGCGAATGGCGATGAAAAGTGAAATGTTTTCAATGGGGCAAGGCAATCAGGAATGACGAAGATCGGGCAGATAAATTGCGAGAGAGATATGGAATGAAGAACGAACACATTAACCTTTAACAATGGAACAGTTCTCAACTGGATATTGGATATGATTTGTGGGAAAATTCTTGAAcaccatacatatatacatagataTGATATTTATATATGGTCAATACGGTGTCCATTTCCGGGAAATATCAATCTTTCAACTTTCAAAGAAAGACATACATATGCCCACTCGTATTTAGACAGGCATACCGATTCCATCTAGGACTCCAATTACTTTCCCTTTAGCTGGCGAACAAATTCGTCTTTTTCCGTCTGATTTCTTCTGAACTCTACAGTACAGAACGTCGTCGAtgatttgttgttgctgtgtttTGCGCTTGGATTTGAATATTTGTAGTCTGGTAGCGTTTCGTCGAGGTATTAAATTACAAGACACCAAAGTGCGCGCCAAGCTCACAAACACAAAGGCAGCACAACACTCAACCACACACCCTGTAGAACCAAAGGGGTCAATTGAGCCCTCTCGAACTAGTTCTGCGCTGTTTACCGCGCAACTAGCtacgcaactagttacgcgggaagcgaacgcggaccaggtcttcgtcgactacaatgtactagttctgcaactagttacgcgggaagcgaacgcggcccagtcgaaaaagaaccgaaaaacgaAGCCGCCTTCGGTTTGTTTTCGAAGTCGGCAAATAACCGCAATTCCGTGGAGTTACAGTGCCCACTCAGCTAGTTTTTACCGAGCCACGCCATGCAATAAGCACCGAAATGGTAAGTTAatcgtgatattttactgtagttgcgctcgtggaatgaaagagacaagaatttacacaaacaaaatgatAGAAGAGGAGGAATTCATCTATGAGAATCCCAAAACTCAGCCAAATGAATAGTCATTAAATGACAAACTTAGGCAGTGGTTTATGAAGCATAGGCCAACGCGTGAATGTACACTTGATTTAGTAAGTATTTTGAAAGGGGAAAATATAGATGTTTGTCCGTTTTATAAATCAAAACGCCAGCACAGAGG harbors:
- the LOC117194139 gene encoding LYR motif-containing protein 2-like, which produces MTKVPKVALTVKQFMLRQEVLKLYREIFRTIRQVPDKHSQAELRAWARHDFQTNRSQSDEVAIKMLMQHGPRSLTELKTSLQLSGVSEEEK